CACGATGTGGTGGCTGGTGACGACCAGTTTGGCGGCGCCGGCTCCGGATCGGATCAGGGTGAACCGCATCAGCGGCGGTCGATCGATACCGAACGGGGCCACCTGATCGGCCGCGATCAGCCGGTCGACCTCGTCGGCCGCGGCCACCGCATCCAGGTGGGCGAGGTCGATCTCCTGCCACCGCACCGTGACGTCGTCGAGCACCAGCTGCACCGGGTAGCCGGCCCCATCGTGGGTGAAGGCGGCGCGCAGGTTCGGGTGCCGATCGATGATCATCTGCGCCGCCGAACGCAGCCGATCCGGATCGATCGCACCGGCCAGGTCCAGCACGATCTGGGTCAGATAGACGTCGGTGGACCGGTCGGCGAGCAGCGCGTGGAACAACAGGCCGGACTGCAGCGGCGCCAGCGGCCAGATGTCGGCGAGTGTGGGGTATTGCGCGGTCCAGCGATCGATCTCGGCCTGGCTCACCTGCACCAGCGGTACGTCGGACGGGGTGAGACCGCCGGCATCCGGGCGGGCGGCATAGTCGGTCAGCGCAGTGAGCGCCCGCTGCCACGCATCGGCCAGCTGCTGCACATCCGCGCGCGAGATCGCATCGGGCGGGAACGTGAACGTCGCATCCAGTACCGGTCCGGCAGCGGAGTCGGCGACGATCGCGTTGATGTCGATCGTCTTGTTCGCCGGACGGTCCGGGTCGCCGGGCGCGTCGACCGGTCCGAGCCCGTCGGTGGGTAGCCAGCCGAGCTCGTGCAGGTCGGCGGGCAGCTCCCCGCCGGTCACCCGACCCAGATAGTTGAAGCTGATCTGGCCGTCGTCGTAACCGGCCAGCTCGGCCGCCGTGTCCGGGTTCAGATATCGCAACAGGCCATAGCCGATTCCCTTGTCCGGGACTGCGAGCAACTGTTCCTTGACCGCCTTGACCGCGTCACCCGCGGCCGGTCCGCCGGCCAGCGCCTCGTCGAGATCGACTCCGGCCAGGTCGATCCGCACCGGGAACATGGTGGTAAACCAGCCGACCGTGCGCACGAGGTCGGCGCCGGCGACGACGGCCTCTTCCCGGCCGTGTCCCTCCAGCTGCAGCAGCAGCTCCGCGGAACGGCTGCGGTCGCGGCGCCGATCGAGCACCGCCAGCGCCAGTCCGGCCAGCAGACCGTCGTTCACCCCGCCCCGGAACAATCCCGGCAAGGTACCGAGCAAGGCTTGGGTAACGTTGCTCGGCAACGTGATCCGAATCTTGTCCAGCGAATTCACCACATCGATCTGCGGATCGAAGGCGCGGTTGCCGAGCACCGGATCGGGACCGTCCAGAGTCTGCCGCCAGAAATCCAGTTCGGCGACCCGGGCCGGATCGGTCGCCTCGGCGGCGAGCGCGTGCGCCCAGCGGCGAACCGAGGTGCCGACGGCCGGCAACGCCGGTGCCCGACCGGCGGATACCGCCGCCCAGGCGGTCACCAGATCGGTGACCAGAATCCGCCAGGAAACACCGTCGACCACCAGGTGGTGCAATACCACCAGCAGCATGCCGGGGCGCTCGTCGCGGAAGTCGAACCAGACGAACCGCAGCATCACGCCGTTGCTCGGATCCAGCTCGGCCAGCGCGGCATCGTAGGCCTGCGACGCCGTTGCGGACAGCTCGTCGGCCGACACCGTCGCCGGCAGCTCGACCCGTCGCACCACCGTATCCGCATCGATCGACCCTGGTACGGATACCTCTATGCCCCAACCACGTTCATCGTGTACCAGGCGCGAGCGGAGGATGTCGTGCCGATCGAGAACCGCATCGATCGTCGCGACGATGCCGGCCCGGTCGATCCCCGCCGGCAGCCCGAGCGTGAGAGTTTGCACATAGCGGGAGTAGCTACCACCGCGCTCCACCGTCGCCCGGGCGATCGGCAGCAGCGGCTGCCAGCCGACACCGGCGCCGGGCAGTTCGGCGAGCACCACCGGCCGGGCATCGGTCGCCGCCGCCGCGACCGCGGCCAGACCGGCCACCGTCTTGTGCTCGAACACGTCGCGGGGGGTGAAGACGATGCCGCGAGCTTTTGCTCGAGCGACGAGCTGGATCGAGACGATGCTGTCGCCGCCGAGGGCGAAGAACGAGTCGTCGATCCCGACCGAATCGACCCCGACCACCTCGGCGAACAGTTCGGCCAGGGCCGTCTCCCGAGCGTTGCGCGGCGCCCGGGAATCGGCTGCAGCGCCGAAATCCGGTGTGGGTAGGGCGGTGTGGTCGAGTTTGCCGTTGATGGTGAGGGGGATGGTGTCGAGGGTGATGAAGGTGGTGGGGATCATGTAGTCGGGGAGGTGGTGGCTGGTGTGCTCGCGCAGGGTGGTGGGGTCGGGTGGGGTGGCGGGGGTGGTGGGGACGATGTAGGCGATGAGTCGGTCGATACCGCGGTCGGTGTCGTGGTCGAGGGTGACCACGGCGTGGGCGATGTGGGGGGAGGTGGTGAGGACGGCTTCGATTTCGCCGAGTTCGATGCGGAACCCGCGGAGCTGGATTTGGTTGTCGGCGCGGCCGAGGTATTCCAGTTCGTTGTGGTTGTTCCAGCGGACCACGTCCCCGGTCCGGTACAACCGGTCCGGGTGGCTGGTGGGGGCGAACGGGTCGGCGAGGAAACGCGACGCGGTCAGGGCGGGCCGGTCGAGGTAGCCGCGGGTGACCTGCCGGCCCGCGACGTACAACTCCCCGGCCACCCCGACCGGGACCGGGTGCAGCCGGGAGTCGAGGACGTAAAGCCGGAACCCGGGGATACCCCGACCGATCACGCTCGGCCCGGCCGCGGCGGCCAGCTCCGCGGTGACGGTCGTGGCGGAGACGTGGACGGTGGTTTCGGTGATCCCGAACATGTTGGTCAACCGGACCGTGTCGTGGTGGCGGTCGAACCAGCCGGTCAGCTTCCCCGGTTCCAACGCGTCACCACCGAAGATGACGTGCCGTAACACCAACCCCGGACCCCCGGCGGCGGGTTCGATGGTGCGGTCGGCCTCGGCGAACTGGTAGAACGCCAACGGTGTCTGGTTGAGGACCGTCACTCCCCGCGTGGTCACCAACTCGTGCACCGCGTGCGGAGACCGGGCGGTGTAGTAGTCGACCACCACCACTTCCCCGCCGTGAGCGAGGGCACCCCAGATCTCCCACACCGAGAAATCGAACGCGTACGAGTGGAACAACGTCCACACATCGGTTTCGTCGAACCCGAACAATCCCTGCGTGTTGACCAGCAACTCGACCACGTTACGGTGCTCGACCAGCACCCCTTTCGGGCGTCCGGTCGACCCCGAGGTGAAAATCACATACGCCACATCCGAACCGCGTAGCGGGCGGGTCCGGTCGGCATCGGTGACCGGCGCATCGGAATACCCCGACACCTCGACCTCGTCGGCCACCACGACCCGCGCCCCGCTCCCCGCGACCCGCCCCCGATCCGCCGCCGTGACGATCACCACCGTCGGTGCAGCATCGGCGAGCACGACCGCGATCCGCTCCGCCGGAGCACCCGGATCGACCGGCACATACCCACCCCCCGCGGTCAACACCGCCACCAACACCGCGACCAACCGCTCATCCCGCGGTAACACCACCCCGACCAACACCCCCGGCCCGACCCCGGCATCGATCAACAACCGCGCCCACCGCCCCACCAGCCCGGACAACTGCGCATACGTGACCCGCGCCGCGCCCGCCGACACCGCCACCCGCCCCGGATGCGCTGCCGCCGCCGCCGCGAACAACCCCGCCAACGTGTCCGCCCCCGCCACAGCCCGCCCCACCGCCGGCGACCGGCCCACCGCCAGCAACGCCGCCGTCTCCGCCCCGGTCGACCACACCAGATCCCCCACCACCGCCTCGGGATCGGCCACCACCGCCGCCACCAACCGGGCACACCGATCGGCGTACCCCGCGATCGTGTCCGCATCGAACAAATCCGTCGCGTACGCCCACTCGACCAGCTGCCCCCCATCGGGCTGCGGCACGAACGTCACCTGCAGATCGAACTTCACCGTCACCACCGGCAACTCGACCCCTGAGACCGCCACACCCGCCACTTCCACCGGCTCCGCCGCCGCGTTCAGGTTCTGGAACGCCACCATCACCTGGAACAACGGATGCCGCGCCGCCGACCGCGGCGGATCCAACACCTCCACCAACCGCTCGAACGGCACATCCGCATGCCCGAACGCCGCCACATCCACCCGCCGCACCTGCTCCACCACATCGACAAACCGCGCCCCCGGATCCACCCACGTCCGCAACACCAACGTGTTCACGAACATCCCCACCAACTCGTCGAGCTCGGCCTCACCCCGCCCCGCCACCGGCGTCCCCACCGCAATATCGGACCCCCCCGACAACCGCGCCAGCAACACCGCCACCACCGCATGCACCACCATGAACGGCGTCGCGTCACACCCCCGCGCCACCCCCGCCACCCCCGCCATCACACCCGCATCCCACACCGACCGATACACCCCACCCCGACCACTGGCCACCACCGGCCGCGGCCGATCCACCGGCAACCCCACCTCCTCCGGCAACCCCGCCAACTGCCCCCGCCAAAACCCCACCTGCTCCGCCAACAACGACCCCGGATCCTCCTCCGCCCCCAACACCGCCCGCTGCCACAAGCTGTAATCCGCGTACTGCACCGGCAACGCCGCCCACCCCGGCACCCCACCCCCCACCCGCGCCGCATACGCCGCCACCACATCCCGCACCAACGGACCCACCGAAAACCCATCCGCCGAAATATGATGCACCACCACACCCAAAACCACACCCACCACACCAGTCTCGACAGCATCAGTGTCGGTGTCGGTAGTGGTGGTGGTGAGGGGCCAGAGTCGGGCCCGGACCGGGACCCCGGTCGTGACATCGAAACCCGCACCCACGAACTCGGCGACCAACGCGGGCACCGCGTCCTCGGTGACCGCAGCCACCACCTCGAGCTCGACCCCGGCCCGGGCCGGGTCCAGCACATCCTGGAACCCGACCCCGTCGTGTTCGGGATACACCGTGCGTAACACCTCGTGGCGGGCCACCACATCCGCCCACGCCGCCCGCACCGCGTCCACATCCACCACCCCGGACAACCGCACCACGAACGGCAGGTTGTAGATCCCCGACCCCGGATCGAACCTGTTCAGAAACCACATCCGTGACTGCGCCAACGACAACGGCACCCGCGCCGGCCGGTCCCACACCCGCAACCCCACCCGCCCGGTATCGGCATGCGACTCCAACCGCGCCGCCAACCCCGCCACCGACGACACCTCGAACAACACCCGCAACGGCACCCGCGCATCCAACGCCGCCCCCAACCGCGCCACCACCTGCGTCGCGACCAGCGAATTACCCCCCAACGCGAAAAAGTCGTCATCGGCACCCACCCGCGCCACCCCCAACACCTGCCCGAACACCCCCGCCACAATCTCCTCCACCGGCGTCGACGGCGCCCGGAACACCTCCACCCGCGCCTGCGGCGCCGGCAACGCCGCCCGGTCCAACTTCCCCGCCGCGTTCACCGGCAACTCCTCGAGCACCACCACCGCGTCCGGCACCATATACACCGGCAACTCCCGCCCCACCAGCACCCGTAACCCGTCCGGATCCACCCCCACCACCGGATCCGCCGCCACCACATACGCCACCAACTGCTGCCCCTGACCCCCCTCGAACACCGTCACCACCACCTGACCCACCCCCGCCACCCCCGCGAACACCGCCTCGATCTCCCCCAACTCGATCCGCTGCCCCCGGAACTTCACCTGAAAATCCGACCGCCCCACATACACCAACTCACCCGCCGCGTCCCACACCACCACATCCCCCGTCCGATACAACCGGCCCCCACCCACCACATCGAACGGATCGGCCACAAACCGCTCCGCCGTCAAATCCGGACGACCCGCATACCCCCGCGCCACCTGCACCCCACCCAGATACAACTCACCCGCCACCCCCACCGGCACCAACCCCAACCGGCCGTCCAACACATACACCCGCGAATTCCACACCGGCACCCCGATCGGCACCGACACCCCCCCATCCGACACCCCCGCCTGCCGATACGTGATCGACACCGCAGCCTCGGTCGGCCCGTACAAATTGTGCACCCGCGCCCCCGGCGCCACCCCCGCGAACGCCCGCACCACCGACGTCGGCAACGCCTCCCCGATCACCAACACATCCCGCAACGACCCCAACAACCCCCCCTCGACAAACCCCGCGAACACCCCCAACATCGACGGCACGAAATCGGTCACCGTCACCGCATACTCCGCGATCAACCCCGCCACATACCCCACATCCCGCTGCCCCCCCGGCACCGCCAACACCACCCGCCCCCCCACCCACAACGGCGCGAAAAACCCCCACAACGACACATCGAACGTCGTCGCCGTCTTCTGCAACCACACCACCGAACCGTCGAACCCGTACTCCGCCACCAACCACACCATCTGATTCACCACCGCCGCATGCGGTACCACCACCCCCTTCGGCCGCCCCGTCGACCCCGACGTGAACAACACATACGCGGTATTCCCCGGACGTACCACACCCCGACGCTCCCCCACCGACACCGGCGCCCCCGACCACACCGACCCCGCAGAAAGATCCACCTCGTCCAACCACACCACCGAACAACCCCCCGGCACCACCCCCCCATCACCCCGAACACTCAACACACACAACGGATCCGCCACACCCAACACATACGACACCCGCTCCGCCGGATGATCCGGATCCACCGGCACAAACCCCCCACCCGCCCGCAACACCGCATACATCCCCACCACCAACTCCACCGAACGCCGCAACACCAACCCCACCAACACCTCCGGACCCACACCCACGTCGATCAACAACCGCGCCAACCGATTCACCCGCACATCCAACTCCCCATACGTCACCACCACACCCTCGAACACCACCGCCACCGCATCCGGATCCACCCGCACCGACGCATCGAACCCCGCCAACAACCCCCCCGCCGACACCACCCGATCCGTCGCATTCCACCCCCGCAACAACAGCCCTCGCTCCCGCACCCCCAACACATCCACATCCCCCACCACAACCCCCACATCCCCCACCACCACATCCACCACCCGCACCAACCGCTCCACAAACCCCACCACCGTCACCTCATCGAACAACTCCACCGCATACTCCACACTCCCCACCAACCCCTCCCGCACACCCACACCATCAAACCCCTCCTGCACCGACCACTGCAGATCAAACCGCGAGACCGCAGGATCGAAGTCGAGCCCGGACAAGGTAAGTCCGGGTAGTTCGAAACTGCTGGTGCCGAAGTTCTGGAAGTACAGCGCGACCTGGAACAACGGATGCCGCGCCTGCGACCGCGGCGGATCCAACACCTCCACCAACCGCTCGAACGGCACATCCGCATTCCCCAACGCCGCCACATCCCCACCCCGAACCCGAACCACCAACTCCGCAAACGACATCCCCGGATCCACCCGCGTCCGCAACACCAACGTATTCACAAACATCCCCACCAACTCGTCGAGCTCCGCCTCACCCCGACCCGCCACCGGCGCCCCCACCACCACATCCCACTCACCCGACAACCGCGCCAACACCACCACCAACACCGCATGAAAAACAACAAACGGCGTCGCCCCCAACTCCCGCCCCACCCGCTCCAACCCCGCCCACTGCACCTCCGACAACCCGAAACCCACCACACCACCCCGACCACTGGCCACCACCGGCCGCGGCCGATCCAACGGCAACCCCAACTCCACCGGCACCCCCGCCAACACCCCACGCCAAAAACCCAACTGCCGCGCCATCACCGACCCCGGATCCGACTCCGCCCCCAACACCTCCCGCTGCCACACGCTGTAATCCGCATACTGCACCCCCAACGGCGCCCACCCCGGCACCCCACCCCGCAACCGAGACTCGTACGCCACCATCATGTCCCGCATGAACGGGGTCGCCGAATACCCGTCGACCGCGATGTGCTGGGCCACCACGGCCAGCACGAACTCGTTTCCGTCGGATGCCTCGGTGTCGAACCGGACCGGCCAGATCCGCGCCCGGACCGGGACCTGCCGCGTCACGTCGAACCGGGTCGTGACGAAGTCGCCGATCACCGGCAGCAGGTCGGCCTCGCTGATCAGCTCGCCGACAGTCAGTTCGACCCCGGCGGCGGCCGGCTCCAGCACCACCTGCCAACCGGCGCCGTCGAACTCCGGGTACACGGTGCGCAACACCTCGTGCCGCGACACCACATCGGCCACCGCCGCCTGCAGCGCAACCACGTCCAGCGCGCCCGTGAGCCGAACCACGAACGGGACGTTGTACGCGACCGACTCCGGATCGAACCGGTTCAGAAACCACATCCGCGACTGCGCCAACGACAACGGCACCCGCTCCGGCCGCGGCCGCGCAACCAAAGCCGGACGCCCACCCTCCCCGGCCAACTCCGCCAACTGCGCCGCCAAGCCCGTCACCGTCGAAGCCTCGAACAGCACCCGCAGCGACAGCCGCGCGTCCGTTGCCTGCCCCAGCCGTGCCACCACCTGCGTGGCGATCAGCGAATTCCCGCCGATCGCGAAGAAGTCGTCGTCTGCGCCGACCCGATCCAGCCCGAGCACGTCGGCGAATACCTCGGCGACGACCTTTTCCATCGGCGTCGCCGGCTCCCGGAACTCCGCCACCTCGAACACCGGCTCCGGCAATGCCGCACGGTCCAGCTTCCCGTTCACCGTCAACGGGATCTGATCGAGCACCACAAACAGGGCCGGCACCATGTGCGCCGGCAACGACCGCCCCAGAAAATCTTTCAGCTCGGTCGTATCGACCGCCCCACCCGGCACCAAACGCAGGTAGGCAACCAGGCTCACGTCGCCCGACTCGGCCGTGTGCGCGACGGTCGCCGCGAAACCGACCGCGTCGTGCTCGGTCAGAGCCGCATCGATTTCGCCCAGCTCGATCCGCAAACCACGGACCTGCACCTGGAAATCACTGCGACCGACGTAGACGATCTCCAACCGGCCGTCGATTTCCACCTGACGGACCACATCGCCCGTCCGGTACATCCGCCCACCGGGTCCGCCGAACAGATCGGCCACAAATCGCCCTGCCGTCAAGGACGACAGTCCGCCGTAGCCCCGCGCAAGGCCGGGACCTGCCAGATACAGCTCCCCGGCCACCCCCACCGGAGACCGCCCCAGCCGCGCATCCAGCACATACCCCGACACCCCGCGCATCGGCACGCCGATCGGCAGCAGTCCACCCGGCCGCAGCGGCCGACTCGACAGCGCCAAGATCGTCGTCTCGGTCGGACCGTAGACATTCACCATGTCCCGCCCGGACCACCATTTCCCGACCAACTCCGCCGAGAACGCCTCACCACCGACCAACAACATCCCGAACTCGGCCAGGTCCGTCGGCTCCATCGACGCCAACACCGCCGGCGTGATAAACGCATGCGATACCCGCTCCCGGCGGATGAGCTCGGCGAGCTCGGCTCCGCCGTACACGTCCGGCGGGCACACCACCAACGTCCCACCGCCGGCGACCGCCATCAGCAATTCCAGCATCGAAGCGTCGAAGCTCGGCGACGCCACCTGCAATACCCGAGACGACCGATCCGCCCCGAACAGATCCCGCATATCGGTCACAAAGTTCTGGAAACCCGCATGTGTGACGGAAACACCTTTCGGGCGTCCCGTGGAACCCGAGGTGTAGATCACATACGCGCAGTTCTCGACCCGCACCACGCCATGTCGATCCGCATACGTGACCGGATCGGCGGAATGAGCCGCCAAAACAGCACCGAACTCGGCAGCGTCGACCACCAGCCACTCGACGACATCAGGCAACTGATCGACGACCCCGGCCACCGTCAATCCCAGCGACACGTTCGAATCCGCGATCATGAACTCGACCCGACCCACCGGATACCGCGGATCCACCGGGACGAAAGCCACCCCCGCCTTCGCGCACGCCCAGACCGCCACAACCCACTCCACCGACCGCGGAATACCCACCGCGACAAAAGATTCCGGCCCCAGGCCACGGCCGATCAGCACCCGCGCCAGCCGCGACGACGCCGCATCCAACTCCGCATACGACACCGACACACCGTCGTACACCACTGCCGGCCCGGCCGGATCGATCGCGACCGCCCCGGCGAGCAACTGCGGCAACGTCACCCCCCGCGAGGCACCGCCCCGCGAACGACGACCACCGCCACGACCAGCGCCTGAACCCGCAGTCCCCGACCTACCCGAAACACCGGACTCACTCATCGATGACAAAACCTCTCGCCAGGCCGACAGGCCGCACAGTCGGCCCAAAGCCGGAACGTATCAACATACCTGCTCGCGCCCCGCCGACTCGCTCGAGCGCATCGCCGGAGCCAGGGTTCGGCGCGAGCGGACAACAGCTGTACACCCGCCGAGTGTAGGAAGCTGTGCCGAGCAGACGCCGCACCGCCCGCACGCACCGACGCCGGTGCCCGCTCAGCGGTGCCGAGCATCCGTCGGTGCCAGCACCAACACCAGGTTGCTCGTCGCCACCTCGCGCAGCCCGGGGACCCGCACGACCGGCCAGGCCCAGCGCGGGTGATACCGCGGGAACGCCGCCACCAGGTCCGCACCGACCGCCCCGGCGGCCCAGCGCAGACCGTCGCCGGCGCGCACCTCGAACAGCGACCGGCCGTACCGGTTCTTCGGCTCCCGCCCGTGTCGCCGCCGATACCGCCGGGCAGCGCGCTCGCCGCCGAGGTAATGCCAGGGGCCGGTCTCGTGTCCACCGAACGGCCCGAGCCACACCGTGTACGACAACACCATCAACCCACCCGGGCGGGTCACCCGCAGCATCTCCGCCGCCATCGACCACGGCCGCGGCACGTGTTCGGCAACGTTGGAGGAGAAACACACGTCCACCGCGTCCGTCCGGATCGGCAGCGCCATGCCCGACCCGCGCACCGCACCCGCCGGTGGCAGGCCCGCAGCGTGCATCTCGGTCGGATCCGGCTCGACCGCGTAATAGCCCGCACCGAGTTCGGCGAATTCCTTGGCGTAGTAGCCCGGTCCGCCGCCGACATCCAGCACGGTCGCACCGAACAGGGTCTGCCCGGTCACGTCGCGGTACAGATCGTCGATCAGCAGCGCGGTGTCGTGGGCGAGTGCGCCGTAGAACCGGTCCGGATCGGACTGCTCGAACCGGAACTCACCCAACA
Above is a genomic segment from Skermania piniformis containing:
- a CDS encoding class I SAM-dependent methyltransferase, encoding MSRTPTARLARRATLRRSARLLGEFRFEQSDPDRFYGALAHDTALLIDDLYRDVTGQTLFGATVLDVGGGPGYYAKEFAELGAGYYAVEPDPTEMHAAGLPPAGAVRGSGMALPIRTDAVDVCFSSNVAEHVPRPWSMAAEMLRVTRPGGLMVLSYTVWLGPFGGHETGPWHYLGGERAARRYRRRHGREPKNRYGRSLFEVRAGDGLRWAAGAVGADLVAAFPRYHPRWAWPVVRVPGLREVATSNLVLVLAPTDARHR